In Plodia interpunctella isolate USDA-ARS_2022_Savannah chromosome 1, ilPloInte3.2, whole genome shotgun sequence, one DNA window encodes the following:
- the Lim3 gene encoding LIM/homeobox protein Lhx3 isoform X3 has product MLGTMMYPSEDAALEDMRVPPIQLEHLPEVFLSSIPKCGGCHEMIVDRYVLKVSDRTWHAGCLRCVECRAMLSGKCFARNNQLYCTDDFFKRYGTKCAGCGQGIPPTQVVRRAQSHVYHLRCFACAACARTLNTGDEFYLMEDGKLVCKPDYEAARVKGGEGSLDGDAASKRPRTTITAKQLETLKSAYSSSPKPARHVREQLAHDTGLDMRVVQVWFQNRRAKEKRLKKDAGRTRWSQYFRSMKSGSGSPRHDRLLDKDELKIDLDSFSHHELSNDSYSTVALGGEEGSPAGGGGGGAGARYAATPPYLRAHSPPAPHHYHYPPDHLVYTNIGQAMSGAGMGGTGAGGASDLSSSSSPAAGGYPDFPPSPDSWLGEHHYSPRGFP; this is encoded by the exons ATGCTGGGCACCATGATGTACCCGAGCGAGGACGCAGCCCTGGAGGACATGCGCGTCCCGCCGATACAACTCGAGCACTTACCCGAGGTGTTTCtat CCAGTATCCCGAAATGCGGCGGCTGTCACGAGATGATCGTGGACCGCTACGTGCTGAAGGTGTCGGACAGGACGTGGCACGCCGGGTGTCTGCGCTGTGTGGAGTGCAGGGCCATGCTGTCGGGGAAATGTTTCGCGAGGAACAACCAGCTGTACTGTACTGACGACTTCTTCAA GCGCTACGGCACAAAGTGTGCGGGCTGCGGGCAGGGCATCCCTCCCACTCAAGTGGTCCGCCGGGCGCAGTCCCATGTCTACCACCTCCGCTGCTTCGCCTGTGCAGCCTGTGCCAGGACCCTGAACACTGGCGACGAGTTCTATCTCATGGAGGATGGGAAGCTTGTGTGTAAACCAGATTACGAAGCTGCCAGAGTCAAAG GCGGCGAAGGTTCATTGGACGGGGACGCGGCGAGCAAGAGGCCGCGGACGACAATCACAGCCAAGCAGCTGGAGACGCTAAAGAGTGCCTACAGTAGCAGCCCCAAGCCAGCAAGGCATGTGAGGGAGCAGCTGGCGCACGACACCGGCCTCGACATGCGCGTCGTACAAGTCTGGTTTCAGAACAG GCGAGCAAAGGAAAAGCGACTGAAAAAGGACGCCGGCCGTACTAGATGGTCCCAATACTTCAGATCGATGAAAAGTGGGAGTGGATCTCCGAGACACGACCGACTACTGGATAAAGATGAATTGAAGATCGACCTGGACTCCTTTAGCCATCACG AGCTGAGTAACGACAGCTACAGCACGGTAGCCCTGGGGGGAGAAGAAGGTTCGCCAGCCGGAGGTGGCGGAGGGGGTGCGGGTGCCCGTTACGCAGCGACACCCCCTTACCTCCGGGCACACTCCCCGCCAGCACCGCATCACTACCACTACCCACCTGATCACCTCGTTTATACCAATATTG GGCAAGCGATGAGCGGCGCCGGCATGGGAGGCACCGGTGCCGGCGGCGCGTCAGATCTGAGCAGCTCGTCCTCCCCGGCGGCGGGCGGGTACCCCGACTTCCCGCCGTCCCCCGACTCGTGGCTGGGAGAGCACCACTACTCGCCGCGGGGCTTCCCCTAG